The following proteins are encoded in a genomic region of Synechococcus sp. ROS8604:
- a CDS encoding NAD(P)/FAD-dependent oxidoreductase: MTAEHFFLELEPPEERLRNAPHVVIVGGGFAGVRACKALAQAEVRITLIDKRNFNLFQPLLYQVATGLVAPGDVATPLRQLVGKQRNVQVLLGEVKGLDAKKRQINFSEKVISYDHLVLASGSGSTYFGHEEWRTFAPPMKILEHAQEIRRRLLMAMEQAEQTPDPAARKFLQTVVIVGGGPTGCEMAGATSELMRNAMRREFKQLDPDDSRIIVIDPGDRLLRAMPESLSASAQKTLESLGVETLFKGRVQSMQPGEVTVGTPDGEQTIQAATVIWTAGVRPSHLGKTLAASIDCALDRGGRVIVEPDFSVKDHPEIRVVGDLCSYKHTSTGNPLPGMAGPATQAGGFVGKDIAAIIGERQRPNFKWFDFGSMAVLDRVAAVADLHGFKFSGSPGWAVWAAAHLAFMPDRENRWSLLIKWMFAVLSQQRSSMLLTGMPCQHIGLDSADAPFPMNSGSGPSIAAPDAALKAAMDYYSKSVSGVRVQDGEAARDESATGSDAAIK; encoded by the coding sequence ATGACTGCTGAGCATTTCTTCCTCGAGCTCGAACCACCAGAAGAACGTCTTCGCAACGCCCCTCATGTGGTGATCGTGGGAGGAGGCTTTGCTGGAGTTCGCGCTTGCAAAGCACTTGCCCAGGCAGAGGTGCGCATCACCTTGATCGACAAGCGCAATTTCAACCTGTTCCAGCCGCTTCTCTATCAAGTGGCAACGGGGCTCGTCGCTCCCGGAGATGTGGCAACACCCCTACGACAGCTCGTTGGCAAGCAGCGCAATGTTCAGGTCCTGCTCGGGGAAGTGAAGGGATTAGATGCCAAGAAGCGACAAATCAATTTCAGCGAAAAGGTCATCAGCTACGACCATTTAGTGCTGGCATCGGGCTCAGGCAGCACCTATTTCGGCCATGAAGAATGGCGCACCTTTGCGCCACCGATGAAAATTCTTGAGCATGCCCAGGAGATTCGTCGTCGCTTGCTAATGGCCATGGAGCAGGCAGAGCAAACACCTGATCCAGCGGCGCGCAAATTTCTTCAAACCGTGGTGATTGTGGGAGGGGGCCCTACGGGGTGCGAAATGGCAGGTGCCACCTCCGAATTAATGCGCAATGCCATGCGCCGTGAGTTCAAACAGCTCGATCCTGATGATTCAAGAATCATTGTGATCGACCCGGGCGATCGCTTGCTGAGGGCGATGCCTGAGTCGCTATCGGCCTCTGCCCAAAAGACACTGGAATCTCTTGGGGTAGAAACCCTCTTCAAAGGGCGGGTTCAGAGCATGCAGCCGGGAGAGGTCACCGTTGGCACTCCAGATGGGGAGCAAACGATCCAAGCGGCAACCGTGATTTGGACGGCCGGGGTGCGCCCGTCTCACCTTGGCAAGACCCTTGCCGCCTCGATCGATTGTGCATTGGATCGTGGCGGTCGGGTCATCGTTGAACCCGACTTCAGCGTGAAAGACCATCCAGAGATTCGGGTCGTGGGCGATCTCTGCAGCTACAAACACACCTCCACGGGCAATCCGCTACCGGGCATGGCCGGCCCAGCAACGCAAGCTGGGGGCTTCGTCGGCAAGGACATCGCCGCGATCATCGGTGAACGCCAGCGCCCGAACTTCAAATGGTTTGATTTCGGAAGCATGGCTGTGCTGGATCGTGTTGCCGCCGTTGCTGATCTCCACGGCTTCAAATTCAGCGGGAGCCCAGGTTGGGCGGTTTGGGCCGCCGCACACCTGGCCTTCATGCCCGATCGGGAAAATCGCTGGTCCTTGCTGATCAAGTGGATGTTCGCTGTGCTGTCGCAGCAACGTTCATCGATGCTGCTCACAGGCATGCCATGTCAGCACATCGGTCTCGACTCTGCAGACGCACCGTTCCCAATGAACAGCGGCAGTGGCCCCTCGATTGCCGCTCCAGATGCGGCACTGAAAGCAGCCATGGATTACTACTCCAAGTCCGTGTCTGGTGTGCGTGTTCAGGATGGCGAAGCAGCCCGCGATGAATCCGCCACAGGATCAGACGCCGCCATCAAATAA
- a CDS encoding DUF565 domain-containing protein yields the protein MTARLQKTRLQISFGEATSRLDRWAENPWRRASLMLIALGASFALGNSIGAIAGALALMDPVAALITVAIWELMVRTRRHWARDQQKHLGRDLLDMARIGLLYGLLLEGFKLL from the coding sequence ATGACCGCTCGACTGCAAAAGACTCGACTTCAAATCAGTTTCGGAGAAGCCACTTCAAGGCTTGATCGGTGGGCTGAAAATCCATGGCGGCGAGCATCGTTGATGCTGATCGCTCTTGGTGCCAGCTTTGCCTTAGGTAACAGCATTGGAGCCATTGCTGGTGCTTTGGCCTTGATGGATCCAGTGGCCGCTCTCATCACTGTGGCGATCTGGGAGCTGATGGTCCGAACCAGACGGCATTGGGCGCGAGATCAACAAAAACATCTGGGACGTGATCTGTTGGATATGGCACGCATTGGCTTGCTGTACGGCCTTTTATTGGAAGGATTCAAGTTGCTTTAA
- a CDS encoding putative 2OG-Fe(II) oxygenase — translation MDVIDLFPRSIVQGELELKIRNQLLLHCEEVLHNPEANPDASTRLAGQLNQQRELNPTQPTVRELCESVLLEGCERWIRHVIDKQPPQGRGPWVPGRYQLRLIDIWLNCQMEGDYNPMHTHGGSFSGVVFLKVPPQINGSSFDGQLCFHGPEDYHLQSFRTGMTRYVLPKPGDFYIFPAWQPHSVMPFRGSGERWSLAFNVVAQPVSSHPQPPDQNPNISLSSQRPRARGF, via the coding sequence ATGGACGTCATTGACCTCTTTCCACGCTCCATCGTGCAAGGAGAGCTTGAACTCAAAATACGCAATCAACTGCTCCTCCATTGTGAGGAGGTCCTCCACAATCCAGAAGCGAATCCCGACGCTTCGACGCGGCTCGCTGGTCAACTCAACCAACAACGAGAACTGAATCCAACACAACCCACTGTAAGGGAACTTTGTGAATCGGTCCTGCTCGAAGGCTGCGAGCGCTGGATCCGTCACGTGATTGACAAGCAGCCACCTCAGGGACGTGGCCCATGGGTGCCAGGTCGCTACCAACTAAGGCTGATTGACATCTGGCTGAATTGCCAAATGGAGGGCGATTACAACCCCATGCACACCCATGGAGGAAGTTTTTCGGGAGTTGTCTTTTTAAAAGTCCCCCCACAGATCAATGGAAGCAGTTTTGACGGGCAACTGTGTTTTCACGGTCCGGAGGACTATCACCTTCAATCATTCCGCACAGGAATGACAAGGTATGTGCTTCCCAAACCGGGCGATTTTTATATTTTTCCAGCCTGGCAACCTCATTCCGTCATGCCCTTCCGGGGGAGCGGAGAACGCTGGTCTCTCGCTTTTAACGTCGTTGCTCAGCCCGTTTCCTCGCATCCACAGCCCCCTGACCAGAATCCCAACATTTCTCTTTCGAGTCAGCGACCAAGAGCGAGAGGCTTCTGA
- a CDS encoding DUF2555 domain-containing protein, protein MGPSLQGTSMPITPESLDAFDDDKVALLAQRLEDDDYPTPFDGLSDWHLLRALAIHRPELTGPYVHLVDQEPFDED, encoded by the coding sequence ATGGGGCCTTCGCTTCAGGGAACCAGCATGCCGATCACGCCGGAATCTCTGGACGCGTTTGATGACGACAAGGTGGCTTTGCTCGCGCAGCGCCTGGAAGACGACGATTACCCCACTCCTTTTGATGGCTTGAGTGATTGGCATCTGTTGCGTGCCTTGGCGATCCACCGACCGGAGCTCACCGGCCCATACGTTCACTTAGTTGATCAGGAACCATTCGATGAAGATTGA
- the coaBC gene encoding bifunctional phosphopantothenoylcysteine decarboxylase/phosphopantothenate--cysteine ligase CoaBC, producing the protein MKIEAPRPLEGRRLLVAASGSIAAVKTPLLVSALVKAGAEVRCVITPSASRLVSPVALASLSRHPCLQDQDQWAPSQPRPLHVELAEWADLVVVAPLSATSLARWTQGLGDGLLASLLLACERPVVAASAMNTGMWGNPAVRRNWELLQRDERVLCLGPEPGLLACDRIGEGRMADPALIQLAVLHALQQGSQERQLRRDWSGRSLLVTAGPTVEALDPARIMSNRSSGRMGVMLAQAARWRGARVDLIHGPLQVSDAWLEGLSCHPVESAQAMESALIDLQPGVDAVAMAAAVADLRRRGGTLPHKPAKAALASVLGAEMEPVPDLLAGLAERRPPGQVLLGFAALTGQADSLLERARQKRLAKQCDLLFANPIDQPHQGFGSHLNGGWLLRRDGSQEQCLPQCKLELANRLLDEIFMQLPGLDALDSLGDVSNG; encoded by the coding sequence ATGAAGATTGAGGCCCCACGGCCTCTGGAGGGGCGTCGCCTCCTCGTCGCCGCATCGGGAAGCATCGCCGCGGTGAAGACGCCTCTTCTTGTGAGTGCCTTGGTGAAGGCGGGTGCCGAGGTGCGTTGCGTTATTACCCCAAGCGCCTCACGCCTTGTCAGCCCTGTGGCACTCGCAAGCCTGAGTCGACACCCCTGTTTGCAAGATCAGGACCAGTGGGCGCCATCGCAACCGCGGCCGTTGCATGTGGAGCTCGCGGAATGGGCGGATCTTGTGGTGGTGGCTCCCTTAAGCGCCACAAGTTTGGCCCGCTGGACTCAGGGACTTGGTGATGGATTGCTGGCCTCCTTGCTGTTGGCCTGCGAACGGCCTGTGGTGGCAGCCTCAGCCATGAATACAGGGATGTGGGGCAACCCTGCAGTCCGGCGCAATTGGGAGCTTTTGCAACGGGATGAACGGGTGCTCTGTCTCGGACCGGAGCCTGGTTTGTTGGCTTGTGATCGAATCGGAGAGGGGCGAATGGCTGATCCCGCTTTGATTCAATTGGCGGTTCTCCATGCGCTTCAGCAAGGGAGCCAGGAACGCCAGTTGAGGCGTGATTGGAGCGGTCGTTCCTTGCTCGTTACCGCTGGCCCAACGGTGGAAGCGCTCGATCCTGCCCGGATCATGAGCAACCGCAGCAGCGGGCGCATGGGCGTGATGCTCGCTCAAGCTGCCCGGTGGCGGGGCGCCAGGGTTGACTTGATTCACGGCCCCCTTCAGGTGTCAGACGCCTGGCTTGAAGGCTTGTCTTGCCACCCTGTGGAGTCGGCGCAAGCGATGGAGTCGGCACTGATTGATCTGCAGCCGGGTGTTGATGCGGTGGCGATGGCCGCGGCGGTGGCCGATCTGCGTCGTCGTGGTGGAACGCTGCCTCACAAACCGGCGAAGGCCGCCTTGGCCAGTGTTCTTGGGGCCGAGATGGAGCCTGTCCCCGATCTTTTGGCCGGTTTGGCTGAGCGCCGACCCCCTGGTCAAGTGCTCCTGGGATTTGCGGCTCTCACTGGGCAGGCTGATTCGCTTCTGGAACGCGCACGTCAAAAACGTCTTGCCAAACAATGCGACCTGTTGTTTGCCAACCCCATTGATCAGCCCCATCAAGGGTTTGGCTCTCACCTCAATGGTGGCTGGTTGCTCAGACGCGATGGCAGCCAAGAGCAGTGCTTGCCCCAATGCAAGCTCGAGCTCGCCAATCGCTTGCTGGATGAGATCTTCATGCAACTGCCTGGCCTTGATGCCCTTGATTCGCTGGGCGATGTCTCAAACGGGTAA
- the psbO gene encoding photosystem II manganese-stabilizing polypeptide gives MRIRPLLAMVLALCLFVVTACSGGAEAIDRSNVTYDDIRNTGKANDCPSLPDSARGSISLTAGSAYELRGICMHPSQVFVKGEPANKRQEAQFVEGKILTRYTSSLDEVFGDLIVGEDGLSFSEKGGIDFQPITVLVPGGEEFPFTFSSKNLQATAEGSALTTSTDFNGTYRTPSYRTSNFIDPKGRALTTGVDYPQGLMALGGDYEELESENVKRYIDGTGIMSFSITKVDPDTGEFGGVFTAIQPSDSDMGGREIVDVKISGEVFGRLEEA, from the coding sequence ATGCGCATCCGTCCTCTGCTGGCCATGGTGCTAGCCCTCTGTCTCTTTGTTGTAACCGCCTGCAGTGGTGGTGCTGAGGCCATAGATCGATCCAACGTCACCTATGACGACATCCGCAATACGGGCAAGGCCAACGACTGCCCCAGCCTGCCTGACTCCGCCCGTGGCTCCATCAGCCTGACGGCTGGCTCGGCCTATGAACTGCGTGGGATCTGCATGCATCCCTCCCAGGTTTTCGTGAAAGGCGAACCAGCTAATAAGCGTCAAGAAGCCCAATTCGTTGAGGGCAAAATCCTCACCCGCTACACCTCAAGCTTGGATGAAGTCTTTGGTGATCTCATCGTTGGTGAGGACGGACTGAGCTTCAGCGAAAAAGGAGGGATCGATTTCCAGCCGATCACCGTCTTGGTTCCTGGTGGTGAGGAATTCCCCTTCACCTTTTCAAGCAAAAACCTTCAAGCCACTGCTGAAGGTTCTGCACTCACCACCAGTACCGACTTCAACGGCACCTACCGCACACCTAGCTACCGCACCAGTAATTTCATCGATCCCAAGGGTCGTGCGCTAACCACTGGTGTGGACTACCCCCAGGGCTTGATGGCATTGGGTGGTGACTATGAAGAGCTTGAAAGCGAAAACGTCAAGCGCTACATCGATGGCACTGGCATCATGAGCTTCTCAATCACCAAGGTGGACCCTGACACGGGTGAGTTCGGCGGTGTGTTCACAGCGATCCAACCCTCTGACTCCGATATGGGTGGCAGGGAGATCGTTGACGTGAAGATCAGCGGAGAGGTCTTCGGTCGTCTTGAGGAGGCTTGA
- the sat gene encoding sulfate adenylyltransferase, producing MTASSSSPQRSGVIAPYGGTLVDLMVSATEHAALKASATTSIECSDRNACDVELLVVGGFSPERGFMHQADYDSVVAGHRTTSGYLFGLPIVMDTDREDVAVGDKVLLTYKGQDLAVLTVGDRWEPDKVVEAKGCYGTTSLEHPAVRMIATERRRYYLGGLIQGLQLPERVFPCKTPAEVRAGLPDGEDVVAFQCRNPIHRAHYELFTRALHAQNVSENAVVLVHPTCGPTQQDDIPGSVRFQTYERLAAEVDNARIRWAYLPYAMHMAGPREALQHMIIRRNYGCTHFIIGRDMAGCKSSLSGDDFYGPYDAQNFAKECAPELTMETVPSLNLVFTDEEGYVTAEHAEARGLHVKKLSGTQFRKMLRSGEEIPEWFAFRSVVEVLRAS from the coding sequence ATGACTGCCAGTTCCTCTTCCCCGCAGCGCTCCGGGGTGATTGCTCCTTACGGAGGCACCTTGGTGGATTTAATGGTGTCTGCCACGGAGCATGCCGCGCTGAAGGCCTCTGCCACCACAAGCATTGAATGTTCCGATCGCAATGCCTGTGATGTTGAGCTGCTTGTGGTGGGTGGATTCTCTCCAGAGCGAGGATTCATGCATCAGGCCGACTACGACTCCGTGGTGGCCGGGCACCGCACCACATCTGGATACCTGTTTGGCTTGCCGATCGTGATGGATACCGACCGTGAGGACGTGGCGGTTGGAGACAAGGTCTTGTTGACTTACAAAGGTCAGGACCTCGCTGTTCTCACAGTTGGCGATAGGTGGGAACCCGACAAGGTTGTTGAGGCCAAAGGTTGTTACGGCACCACCTCGCTAGAGCATCCGGCGGTGCGCATGATTGCCACAGAGCGCCGTCGTTACTACCTCGGTGGTTTGATTCAGGGCTTGCAGCTTCCGGAGCGTGTCTTCCCCTGCAAGACGCCTGCTGAGGTCCGAGCCGGGCTCCCTGACGGCGAAGACGTGGTGGCATTCCAGTGCCGCAATCCCATTCATCGCGCTCACTACGAGCTTTTTACCCGGGCCCTGCATGCTCAAAACGTCAGTGAGAACGCTGTCGTGTTGGTGCACCCCACCTGCGGCCCCACCCAGCAGGACGACATTCCTGGCTCCGTTCGCTTCCAGACCTATGAACGCCTGGCAGCAGAGGTGGATAACGCGCGCATTCGCTGGGCCTATCTGCCGTATGCCATGCACATGGCTGGTCCCCGCGAAGCCCTGCAGCACATGATCATCCGCCGGAACTACGGCTGCACGCACTTCATCATTGGCCGCGACATGGCTGGATGTAAGTCCTCTCTCTCAGGGGATGATTTTTACGGTCCCTATGACGCGCAAAATTTCGCCAAAGAGTGTGCTCCTGAATTGACGATGGAGACCGTTCCCTCCTTAAACCTCGTCTTTACCGACGAAGAGGGGTATGTCACTGCGGAACATGCGGAGGCCCGCGGTCTGCATGTCAAAAAGCTCAGCGGCACCCAATTCCGCAAGATGCTGCGCAGTGGTGAGGAGATCCCGGAGTGGTTTGCGTTCCGCAGCGTGGTTGAGGTCCTTCGGGCCTCCTGA
- the ftsH3 gene encoding ATP-dependent zinc metalloprotease FtsH3 yields the protein MNKRWRNVGLYVLLVVVVIVVGTAFLDRPDPATAARTLRYSDFVESVQEDQVSRVLLSPDRGTAQIVETDGRRAEVNLAPDKDLLKMLTDHNVDIAVQPSRQPGAWQQAASSLIFPLLLLGGLFFLFRRAQGGGGGGGNQAMNFGKSKARVQMEPTTQITFGDVAGIEGAKLELTEVVDFLKNPDRFTAVGAKIPKGCLLVGPPGTGKTLLAKAVAGEAGVPFFSISGSEFVEMFVGVGASRVRDLFEQAKKNAPCIVFIDEIDAVGRQRGAGLGGGNDEREQTLNQLLTEMDGFEGNTGIIIIAATNRPDVLDSALMRPGRFDRQVTVDRPDYAGRLQILGVHARSKTLSKDVDLDKVARRTPGYTGADLANLLNEAAILAARRQLTEVSNDEISDAIERIMVGPEKKDRVMSERRKRLVAYHEAGHALVGALMPDYDAVQKISIIPRGNAGGLTFFTPSEERMESGLYSRTYLQNQMAVALGGRVAEEIVYGEDEVTTGASNDLQQVASVARQMVTRFGMSDKLGPVALGRAQGGMFLGRDIAAERDFSEDTAATIDSEVSDLVDAAYHRATKVLNDNRSVLDELAEMLVESETVDSQELQDLLIRRDVRIAEYV from the coding sequence TTGAACAAGCGTTGGCGCAATGTGGGGCTTTACGTCCTGCTCGTGGTGGTAGTGATCGTTGTGGGTACGGCGTTCCTTGACCGTCCCGACCCTGCAACTGCAGCTCGTACGCTGCGGTACAGCGATTTTGTTGAGTCTGTTCAGGAGGATCAGGTCAGCAGAGTTTTGCTTTCTCCTGACCGTGGAACCGCTCAGATCGTTGAGACCGATGGCCGTCGTGCGGAGGTCAACCTCGCTCCAGACAAGGATCTGCTGAAGATGTTGACAGACCACAACGTTGACATTGCTGTGCAGCCATCTCGCCAGCCAGGCGCCTGGCAGCAAGCGGCGTCCAGCTTGATCTTCCCGTTGTTGCTTCTCGGAGGTCTTTTCTTCCTGTTCCGCCGTGCTCAGGGTGGTGGCGGCGGCGGCGGTAACCAAGCCATGAATTTCGGCAAGAGCAAGGCCCGCGTTCAAATGGAGCCCACCACCCAAATCACCTTTGGGGATGTGGCCGGAATTGAAGGCGCCAAGCTTGAACTCACCGAGGTGGTTGATTTCCTCAAGAATCCCGATCGCTTCACCGCTGTAGGCGCGAAAATCCCCAAGGGTTGCTTGCTTGTGGGCCCTCCGGGTACAGGTAAAACGCTGCTTGCTAAAGCCGTAGCTGGCGAAGCAGGAGTGCCCTTCTTCTCGATTTCCGGTTCTGAATTCGTTGAGATGTTCGTTGGTGTGGGTGCCAGCCGTGTTCGCGACTTGTTTGAACAGGCCAAAAAGAATGCACCCTGCATCGTGTTCATCGATGAGATCGATGCTGTAGGTCGTCAGCGTGGTGCCGGCCTTGGCGGCGGCAATGACGAGCGCGAACAAACCTTGAACCAGCTCCTCACCGAGATGGATGGTTTTGAAGGCAATACCGGCATCATCATCATTGCGGCCACCAACCGCCCAGACGTCCTGGATTCAGCCTTGATGCGTCCAGGTCGTTTCGACCGTCAGGTCACGGTTGATCGTCCTGATTACGCCGGTCGTCTTCAAATTCTTGGCGTTCACGCCCGCAGCAAAACCCTGTCGAAGGATGTGGACCTCGACAAGGTGGCTCGCCGGACCCCTGGTTACACAGGTGCCGACCTGGCCAATCTTTTGAATGAAGCGGCCATCCTGGCTGCCCGTCGCCAACTCACCGAGGTGAGCAACGACGAGATCAGTGATGCCATCGAGCGGATCATGGTGGGCCCCGAGAAAAAAGATCGGGTGATGAGCGAGCGACGCAAGCGTCTTGTGGCTTATCACGAGGCCGGTCACGCCCTGGTGGGTGCCCTGATGCCTGATTACGACGCCGTCCAGAAGATTTCGATCATTCCCCGCGGTAATGCGGGTGGTTTGACCTTCTTCACGCCTAGCGAAGAGCGGATGGAATCTGGCCTTTATTCACGCACCTATCTGCAGAACCAAATGGCTGTCGCGTTAGGCGGTCGGGTTGCAGAAGAGATCGTCTACGGAGAAGACGAGGTCACAACGGGTGCCTCCAACGATCTCCAGCAGGTGGCTTCAGTGGCCAGGCAGATGGTGACTCGTTTTGGAATGAGCGACAAGCTTGGCCCCGTAGCGCTTGGCCGTGCCCAAGGAGGCATGTTCTTGGGGCGTGACATCGCTGCTGAGCGAGATTTCTCAGAAGACACCGCAGCCACGATTGACTCCGAGGTGTCTGATCTTGTTGATGCGGCCTATCACCGTGCCACCAAGGTGCTGAACGACAACCGTTCCGTTCTGGATGAACTCGCTGAAATGCTCGTTGAAAGCGAAACTGTTGATTCCCAGGAACTTCAGGATCTCTTGATCCGACGCGATGTACGAATTGCTGAGTACGTCTGA
- a CDS encoding bifunctional 4-hydroxy-2-oxoglutarate aldolase/2-dehydro-3-deoxy-phosphogluconate aldolase, producing MYELLSTSDRQQWLMASLRRQPLIIVLRPRESDLLGPFLQSLLCQRLDQLIDLGVQHIEIAWVDHARWSALIAAIRLRHPTLQLGVASVTSQRGLQAVIDLDLPYAMSPLLDQGLVSMAHQHHCCLVPGVMTPTEIRQAWVLGCHVVKLFPAVVLGLDYYRQISAPMGDLPFVIAAGGLSVADLDPWLSAGYDAIALGRAVLSTTDAIAELRDWLM from the coding sequence ATGTACGAATTGCTGAGTACGTCTGATCGTCAGCAGTGGTTGATGGCCTCTCTGCGCCGTCAGCCACTCATCATTGTTTTGCGGCCCAGGGAGAGTGATCTCCTTGGGCCGTTTTTGCAGTCATTGTTGTGTCAACGCCTGGATCAGTTGATCGATCTTGGTGTCCAGCACATCGAAATTGCCTGGGTGGATCACGCTCGCTGGAGTGCCCTGATCGCGGCGATTCGTCTTCGCCATCCCACCCTTCAGCTGGGAGTGGCGTCTGTGACGTCTCAACGGGGGCTCCAGGCCGTGATCGATCTCGATCTTCCCTATGCCATGTCTCCACTGTTGGATCAGGGCCTGGTCTCGATGGCTCATCAACACCACTGTTGTCTCGTCCCTGGTGTGATGACGCCAACCGAAATTCGGCAGGCATGGGTTCTTGGTTGCCATGTGGTGAAACTGTTTCCAGCGGTGGTGCTTGGCCTCGATTACTACAGGCAGATTTCGGCGCCGATGGGAGATCTGCCTTTCGTGATTGCCGCCGGTGGGTTGAGTGTGGCCGATTTGGATCCGTGGTTATCGGCTGGTTACGACGCGATTGCTCTCGGCCGTGCCGTCTTGAGCACAACGGACGCCATCGCCGAACTACGCGATTGGTTGATGTGA
- the aroC gene encoding chorismate synthase translates to MGSSFGKLFRISTFGESHGGGVGVIVDGCPPRLELDLEAIQADLDRRRPGQSRITTPRKEADQVEILSGLLDGVTLGTPIAMVVRNKDQRPQDYKDMEVAFRPSHADATYHAKYGIQARSGGGRASARETIGRVAAGAIARQLLRKANGTEVIAWVKRIHDLEASVDPSAVTPEQVESNIVRCPDAAMAEQMIQRIEAIGQEGDSCGGVIECVVRHASTGLGMPVFDKLEADLAKAVMSLPATKGFEIGSGFAGTLLKGSAHNDAFLPTQDGSLHTATNYSGGIQGGISNGEPIVIRVAFKPTATIRKEQQTINASGEATTLSAKGRHDPCVLPRAVPMVEAMVSMVLADHLLRQQGQCSLW, encoded by the coding sequence ATGGGTAGCAGCTTCGGGAAACTGTTTCGCATCAGCACCTTTGGGGAATCTCACGGCGGAGGCGTGGGCGTGATCGTGGATGGCTGCCCGCCCAGGCTGGAATTAGACCTGGAAGCCATTCAGGCAGATCTCGACCGCAGACGACCGGGTCAAAGCCGGATCACCACCCCCAGGAAAGAAGCCGATCAAGTGGAGATTCTCAGCGGCTTGCTCGATGGGGTGACCCTGGGCACACCGATCGCGATGGTGGTGCGCAACAAGGACCAACGCCCTCAGGACTACAAAGACATGGAAGTGGCCTTTCGCCCCTCCCATGCCGATGCCACATACCATGCGAAGTACGGCATCCAGGCCCGCAGCGGCGGCGGCAGGGCTTCCGCGCGGGAAACGATTGGACGCGTTGCGGCAGGGGCTATCGCCAGGCAACTTCTCAGAAAAGCCAATGGCACCGAAGTCATCGCATGGGTGAAGCGCATCCACGACCTCGAAGCGAGCGTGGATCCCAGCGCCGTTACACCTGAGCAAGTGGAAAGCAACATCGTGCGCTGCCCTGATGCGGCGATGGCAGAACAGATGATCCAACGCATTGAAGCGATCGGCCAGGAGGGAGATTCCTGCGGCGGGGTGATTGAGTGCGTGGTGAGGCATGCGAGCACAGGGCTGGGGATGCCCGTGTTCGACAAGCTGGAAGCCGATCTAGCCAAAGCCGTGATGTCACTGCCCGCCACCAAGGGCTTTGAAATCGGATCGGGCTTTGCCGGAACTCTCCTCAAGGGCAGTGCCCACAACGATGCCTTCCTGCCCACACAGGATGGAAGCCTCCATACGGCCACCAACTATTCCGGAGGCATTCAGGGAGGGATCAGCAATGGGGAACCAATTGTGATCCGCGTGGCCTTCAAACCAACGGCCACCATCCGCAAGGAGCAACAGACGATCAACGCGTCAGGGGAGGCCACCACGCTCTCAGCGAAAGGACGCCACGACCCTTGTGTCTTGCCAAGAGCCGTTCCGATGGTGGAAGCCATGGTGTCCATGGTGCTTGCCGATCACCTGCTCAGACAGCAAGGGCAGTGCAGCCTTTGGTGA
- a CDS encoding cupin domain-containing protein, producing MNERNPSEVVEKLVEEWTLQPHPEGGWYRELHRSSLPVVRSDQQQRCAISTILYLLDAGSLSRWHRVSHADEVWTHLQGAPLSLWCLKPEADQATREVLSMHNPVQVIPADHWQAAKAEGPYSLVSCCVGPGFSFEDFTMLRDLPESERPAAALAELI from the coding sequence ATGAACGAACGCAACCCATCGGAAGTCGTCGAGAAGCTGGTGGAGGAATGGACACTGCAACCCCATCCAGAAGGCGGCTGGTATCGCGAGCTGCATCGCAGCTCTCTGCCGGTGGTTCGATCGGATCAGCAGCAACGCTGTGCCATCAGCACAATCTTGTATCTCTTGGATGCGGGATCGCTCAGTCGCTGGCACAGGGTGAGCCATGCCGATGAGGTTTGGACGCACCTACAAGGAGCACCTCTGAGTCTGTGGTGCCTCAAGCCAGAGGCCGATCAGGCCACTCGAGAGGTGTTGTCGATGCACAACCCTGTTCAAGTGATTCCTGCGGATCACTGGCAGGCCGCCAAGGCCGAAGGCCCCTACAGCCTGGTGAGTTGCTGTGTTGGGCCTGGATTCAGCTTTGAAGATTTCACCATGCTCAGAGATCTTCCAGAAAGCGAACGGCCAGCCGCGGCGCTTGCTGAGCTGATCTGA